From one Ignavibacteria bacterium genomic stretch:
- a CDS encoding proline dehydrogenase family protein, giving the protein MGWFDKLVVASMPLIPKGIIKRISQKYIAGALLDDAVCVTRHLNSIGATATIDVLGEFVSSKDRAVHETATSASVVDAIRSHKLNAYLSIKLTSLGLDIDKEFAFENVRTIVTRARAAGVFVRMDMENTPYTDITLDFYRRLRAEGFTNVGVVIQAYLHRSEADIRSLLEFRPDVRLCKGIYVESETVAFKNREEIRSNYKKLLRLLITNGAMVRIATHDEPLIQDAVTLIHEQNILPQDYQFQMLLGVREDRRDTLIKAGHPMGIYVPFGDDWYGYSTRRLKENPQIAGYVAKALFTGK; this is encoded by the coding sequence ATGGGATGGTTTGATAAGCTTGTTGTTGCATCGATGCCGCTTATCCCGAAAGGGATTATTAAGCGCATCTCGCAAAAGTATATTGCCGGTGCATTGCTGGATGACGCTGTTTGCGTTACCCGGCACCTTAACTCGATTGGTGCTACCGCAACCATCGACGTACTTGGCGAATTTGTTTCGTCGAAAGATCGGGCTGTACATGAAACCGCTACATCGGCATCGGTTGTGGATGCAATACGGTCACATAAGCTGAATGCCTACCTTAGTATCAAGCTGACGTCGTTAGGTCTGGATATCGACAAAGAGTTTGCTTTCGAGAACGTACGCACAATCGTTACCCGTGCTCGTGCCGCCGGTGTGTTTGTTCGAATGGATATGGAGAATACACCATACACCGATATCACGCTTGACTTTTATCGCAGACTTCGTGCAGAAGGGTTCACCAACGTTGGCGTTGTGATACAGGCCTACCTGCACCGATCGGAAGCCGACATCCGAAGCTTACTGGAATTCCGGCCGGACGTACGACTTTGTAAAGGTATTTATGTTGAGTCTGAAACTGTTGCCTTTAAGAATCGGGAAGAAATTCGGTCTAATTATAAGAAGTTATTGCGCCTGCTGATAACCAACGGTGCGATGGTTAGGATTGCAACTCACGATGAACCGCTTATTCAGGATGCGGTGACTCTGATTCATGAACAGAATATCCTCCCCCAAGATTACCAGTTTCAGATGCTGCTTGGCGTACGAGAAGACCGCCGGGATACGCTGATAAAGGCAGGCCATCCCATGGGTATCTATGTACCGTTTGGTGATGACTGGTATGGGTACTCTACAAGACGACTGAAAGAGAATCCGCAGATAGCGGGATATGTTGCCAAGGCTCTGTTTACGGGAAAGTAG
- a CDS encoding endonuclease/exonuclease/phosphatase family protein, whose translation MMKFYVFIAMALAVLLCGCGTAHYNGFGYLTVATFNLEWLGDGVDDKMRRSDADYLAIADIMLKTDADVIAVQEVENNQALHKVVRYMSGYKYFLSQGGDKQRVGFVVRNTVEFTPIGDYMPLQLDRPDRLRPGFAAMCSKGALTCLMMSVHLKSTSRYDSTNELRQLSRELRGQQAQVLHNYVDSVLEAGNEHDILLCGDFNDYPGRRQNPTLTALENGHVTFVTAGLTSCANPKWTVIDHVAASAKMTERVNTSTVRVENHRAYLDDEASAMVSDHCAVVAQFEVSTSDVDQH comes from the coding sequence ATGATGAAGTTTTATGTTTTTATCGCGATGGCTCTTGCAGTGCTGCTGTGTGGCTGCGGGACGGCTCATTATAACGGTTTTGGGTACTTAACAGTCGCAACATTTAACCTGGAATGGCTGGGCGACGGGGTTGACGACAAGATGCGGAGGTCTGATGCGGATTATTTAGCAATAGCCGACATTATGCTAAAGACAGATGCCGATGTTATTGCTGTTCAGGAAGTTGAGAATAATCAGGCGCTCCACAAAGTGGTTCGGTATATGTCGGGCTACAAGTATTTTCTTAGTCAGGGCGGTGATAAACAGCGTGTTGGTTTCGTAGTCAGAAACACTGTGGAGTTTACACCGATTGGCGATTACATGCCACTTCAGCTTGACCGTCCGGACCGGTTGCGACCCGGTTTTGCCGCTATGTGCTCTAAGGGGGCTCTCACATGCCTGATGATGAGTGTGCATCTGAAAAGCACATCACGATATGATAGTACCAACGAGCTCAGGCAGCTAAGCCGGGAGCTGAGAGGTCAGCAGGCACAAGTGCTCCACAATTATGTAGACTCGGTGCTTGAAGCCGGGAACGAGCATGACATCCTTCTCTGCGGTGACTTTAACGATTATCCCGGGCGCAGACAGAACCCAACCTTAACCGCTCTCGAAAATGGACACGTTACGTTTGTAACGGCCGGCCTGACAAGTTGTGCAAACCCAAAATGGACAGTGATAGATCACGTGGCCGCGTCAGCAAAAATGACTGAGCGCGTAAACACAAGCACTGTCAGAGTAGAAAACCATCGTGCCTATCTCGACGATGAAGCATCTGCGATGGTGAGTGATCACTGTGCCGTCGTAGCTCAGTTTGAGGTGTCAACGTCTGATGTTGACCAGCACTAA
- a CDS encoding GAF domain-containing protein — MQKRKVNYRNVFQPSDTIAFVVIIIGLFIALFLDEMAVRLIGVCITILGGVALFMMVSPRLSDMSMPRPPKPTENLSFMSQTTRDGGRTRQVFDSTAYRATFGAEDSGTKPPDERQIGLFPELMEVPEPLTAVPTVPADNTPSTALLDVEFADGQSSVRVVGVRSARSMASAPQLAINARIGRNKPAAESEVVAAATSQAPPHDEPVTEELRISEELVVRPKIKVPVEEPVPVQVRQDTPESDVPEIPHADTAATAPEIETAGMLHQDDSESDSSEPASRAIKEEIRVSSFMDDDDDELEDSAEPRKEFDYLLNRVLMVIRSATNARTAAFFWFNRDRNQLVLQARISNAEQQFTDQRKIPIGQDVVSQIALEGRPEIVTDIVPSAELELLPYYKYRAGTLSFVGVPVYFRGNVVGVLCADSMEENAYTDVTVGFFGHFTKLISALVLNYTSKFDLQQHSRLLQAVLEFRSTVADAEPSLNNIVSALFGVIIRNIEVSTVGSCMYDREQKIWTLCDVKSVLTEYGPLVGTGVDLEGSLAGECIRNGETIAVSVEDGTTRITPSEPPIALCQFVAVPMRSLLHTHGALVMENHKGTITSHDVTMAELLADIAGEMIAGLRDAPLPHHIQAAEIAEEADETIAFNSRAQQEVLRAADYQSDLTLCFIEIDPPVGIRTGEISSTRTIARDRVGQQISKQIRDYDAVFKISGHTLAVLLIGSNASEAMVWAESLRRDVASSQIPFGDVQASVTISVGIAEHSSSDSWLTFAEHAQTALDVSTRQNNMVTVYS, encoded by the coding sequence ATGCAAAAGCGTAAGGTAAACTACCGCAATGTATTTCAACCCAGTGATACCATTGCATTTGTGGTTATCATTATAGGGTTGTTTATTGCTCTGTTCCTTGACGAGATGGCGGTTCGGCTTATTGGTGTATGCATTACCATCCTTGGTGGTGTTGCCCTTTTCATGATGGTATCACCACGTCTGTCGGATATGTCGATGCCTCGTCCGCCCAAGCCTACAGAAAACCTGTCGTTCATGTCGCAAACCACGCGGGATGGTGGGCGCACCAGACAAGTCTTTGACAGTACAGCATATCGTGCCACCTTTGGTGCCGAAGATTCAGGAACAAAGCCGCCGGATGAACGCCAGATCGGACTGTTTCCCGAGTTGATGGAGGTGCCCGAGCCGCTAACAGCGGTTCCTACCGTACCGGCCGATAATACCCCGTCAACAGCATTACTGGATGTTGAATTTGCCGATGGTCAGAGTTCGGTACGGGTGGTGGGCGTACGATCGGCACGAAGCATGGCTTCGGCACCACAGCTTGCAATCAATGCACGAATAGGACGAAACAAGCCGGCTGCTGAATCCGAGGTTGTAGCCGCAGCAACGTCCCAGGCACCGCCCCATGACGAGCCCGTAACCGAGGAACTGCGCATCTCCGAGGAACTGGTAGTACGGCCCAAAATCAAGGTGCCGGTTGAAGAACCCGTGCCGGTGCAGGTCCGGCAGGATACGCCGGAAAGCGATGTCCCGGAAATACCGCATGCAGATACTGCAGCGACAGCGCCTGAAATCGAAACTGCCGGTATGTTGCATCAAGACGATTCCGAATCCGATTCATCGGAACCGGCCAGCCGGGCAATCAAGGAAGAGATCCGGGTTTCTTCGTTCATGGATGATGACGATGATGAACTCGAAGACTCTGCTGAGCCCCGAAAAGAATTCGATTACCTGCTTAACCGAGTGCTAATGGTAATCAGGTCGGCAACGAACGCACGGACTGCTGCCTTTTTTTGGTTTAACAGAGATCGCAATCAACTTGTCCTTCAGGCCAGAATAAGCAATGCTGAACAGCAGTTTACTGACCAACGTAAAATACCGATCGGCCAGGATGTTGTCAGCCAGATTGCATTAGAGGGCCGACCCGAAATCGTGACCGATATCGTGCCATCAGCAGAGCTGGAGCTGCTTCCTTACTACAAGTATAGAGCCGGTACGTTAAGCTTTGTTGGCGTTCCGGTGTACTTCAGAGGGAATGTTGTGGGTGTTCTGTGCGCCGACTCAATGGAAGAGAATGCATACACCGATGTTACGGTTGGCTTTTTCGGCCACTTTACAAAACTTATCAGTGCATTGGTATTAAACTACACGTCCAAGTTCGACCTTCAGCAGCATTCGCGTTTACTCCAGGCCGTTCTTGAGTTTCGGAGTACCGTGGCTGATGCCGAACCGTCTCTTAACAACATCGTGTCGGCACTGTTTGGCGTTATCATCCGCAATATTGAGGTTAGCACAGTTGGATCATGCATGTATGACAGAGAGCAAAAGATCTGGACGTTGTGCGATGTAAAAAGCGTCCTTACCGAATATGGTCCCCTGGTTGGCACAGGTGTTGACCTGGAAGGCTCTCTGGCTGGTGAGTGTATCCGTAATGGTGAAACAATTGCCGTGAGTGTAGAAGATGGTACAACCAGAATCACACCGTCCGAGCCGCCTATCGCATTGTGCCAGTTTGTAGCTGTACCCATGCGGTCGCTTCTGCATACCCACGGGGCTCTGGTAATGGAAAACCATAAGGGCACAATTACAAGTCATGACGTTACGATGGCAGAACTCCTGGCAGATATTGCTGGTGAAATGATTGCCGGTTTACGCGATGCTCCTCTGCCCCATCATATTCAGGCTGCGGAGATAGCCGAAGAGGCAGACGAGACGATTGCGTTTAATTCCAGAGCACAGCAGGAGGTGTTGAGGGCTGCCGATTACCAGTCGGATTTAACCTTGTGCTTCATCGAAATTGATCCTCCGGTTGGTATCAGGACGGGTGAAATTTCATCAACCCGCACGATTGCTCGCGATAGGGTAGGCCAACAGATCTCTAAACAAATCCGGGATTACGATGCTGTGTTTAAAATTTCCGGACATACACTGGCTGTACTGTTGATTGGTTCTAACGCCTCCGAGGCAATGGTGTGGGCCGAAAGCCTGCGACGCGATGTTGCCAGTTCACAAATACCGTTCGGCGATGTACAGGCATCTGTAACAATCAGTGTTGGCATTGCTGAACACAGCTCGTCCGATTCATGGCTTACATTTGCCGAGCATGCACAAACGGCCTTGGATGTTTCTACTCGTCAAAACAACATGGTAACGGTTTACTCGTAG
- the ndk gene encoding nucleoside-diphosphate kinase, with the protein MERTLCIIKPDAVRNNNAGNIIAMIQKAGFKILGMKQITIPNAVAGKFYDVHKERPFYSELVSFMSSGPIIPIVLEKENAVADWRTLIGATDPAEAVEGTVRRLYATSKGENAVHGSDSVENGKIEVAFFFADSELA; encoded by the coding sequence ATGGAACGCACACTGTGCATAATTAAACCCGACGCTGTTCGCAATAACAATGCCGGCAACATCATTGCAATGATCCAGAAAGCAGGATTTAAAATCCTTGGGATGAAACAGATCACCATCCCCAATGCTGTGGCAGGCAAATTTTACGACGTTCACAAAGAGCGCCCTTTTTACAGTGAACTGGTCTCGTTCATGAGCAGCGGTCCAATCATCCCGATTGTACTCGAAAAAGAGAATGCTGTGGCAGACTGGCGTACGCTTATTGGCGCCACAGACCCCGCTGAGGCCGTCGAAGGCACGGTACGCCGTCTGTATGCTACCAGCAAGGGTGAAAACGCCGTACACGGCTCAGATTCAGTTGAAAACGGCAAAATCGAAGTAGCTTTCTTCTTTGCCGATTCAGAACTGGCCTAG
- the sucD gene encoding succinate--CoA ligase subunit alpha has translation MSVLVNKNSKILVQGITGGEGTFHTSQMLEYGSNVVAGVTPGKGGSMYSGKGDDTFVRPLPVYNTVREAVTATGANVSIIFVPAAFAADAILEAIDSEIGVIICITEGIPTGDMIAVKAALQKSNSVLIGPNCPGVITPGETKIGIMPGYIFSPGNVGLVSRSGTLTYEAVKQLTDEGLGQSTCIGIGGDPIIGTQFIDAIKFFNNDPATKAIVMIGEIGGSAEEEASEYIRDHVKKPVVGFIAGRTAPPGRRMGHAGAIISGGKGTAADKIATMEACGIVVAPSPALIGATMKKVLGGTSGSTAASQTPAKKKAASRPASKGSKTVRKSARK, from the coding sequence ATGAGCGTTTTAGTCAACAAAAATTCAAAAATTCTGGTACAAGGCATCACCGGTGGTGAAGGTACCTTCCATACCTCCCAGATGCTGGAATATGGATCGAATGTGGTTGCCGGTGTAACCCCCGGCAAGGGCGGCAGTATGTACTCGGGCAAGGGTGACGATACCTTTGTGCGTCCGCTGCCCGTATATAACACGGTTCGCGAAGCAGTGACAGCCACGGGTGCCAACGTATCCATCATCTTTGTACCAGCTGCTTTTGCTGCCGATGCAATTCTGGAAGCCATTGACTCTGAGATTGGCGTTATCATCTGCATTACCGAAGGAATTCCAACAGGTGACATGATTGCGGTAAAAGCCGCACTGCAAAAATCCAATTCGGTTCTTATCGGACCGAACTGTCCGGGTGTTATTACTCCCGGCGAAACTAAAATCGGAATAATGCCGGGATATATCTTCTCACCAGGAAATGTCGGCCTGGTGTCACGTTCCGGAACACTAACCTACGAGGCTGTGAAGCAGCTTACTGACGAAGGCCTGGGACAAAGCACCTGTATTGGCATCGGAGGCGATCCCATCATTGGAACCCAGTTCATTGATGCTATCAAGTTTTTTAACAACGATCCGGCAACCAAGGCCATCGTGATGATCGGCGAAATAGGCGGCTCGGCCGAAGAAGAAGCGTCGGAATACATCCGTGACCATGTTAAAAAGCCAGTCGTAGGGTTTATTGCCGGACGTACTGCGCCTCCCGGACGCCGGATGGGCCATGCCGGTGCTATCATCTCGGGCGGCAAGGGCACAGCTGCCGATAAAATCGCAACAATGGAAGCCTGCGGCATCGTTGTTGCTCCCAGCCCCGCACTGATTGGCGCAACGATGAAAAAGGTCCTTGGCGGAACGTCGGGTAGCACGGCAGCAAGTCAGACACCCGCTAAGAAAAAAGCTGCATCGCGGCCAGCCAGCAAGGGAAGCAAGACCGTCAGGAAATCTGCAAGGAAATAA
- a CDS encoding OsmC family protein, whose product MVDITITYSGDLHTSATHGPSGVVIETDAPVDNQGRGECFSPTDLVATALGTCMLTYMGMAARRQGWDLAGTTVRVQKEMVADPLRRIGRITVTITLNRVYDDREMKILANSVTSCPVRLSISDMIEVPVHFHQGPAEG is encoded by the coding sequence ATGGTTGACATCACAATTACGTATAGCGGAGATCTTCACACCAGCGCAACGCATGGTCCGTCGGGCGTGGTGATCGAGACGGACGCCCCGGTTGATAACCAGGGCAGGGGCGAATGTTTTTCTCCAACTGACCTGGTTGCTACTGCTTTAGGAACCTGTATGTTAACCTATATGGGGATGGCTGCCCGACGTCAGGGCTGGGACCTGGCAGGCACAACGGTACGGGTACAAAAGGAGATGGTGGCTGACCCGCTGCGCCGTATCGGCAGGATAACGGTTACCATAACGCTGAACAGAGTGTATGATGACCGCGAAATGAAAATTCTGGCAAATTCGGTGACGTCGTGTCCGGTGCGGCTTTCGATTTCCGACATGATCGAGGTGCCTGTGCACTTTCACCAGGGGCCTGCAGAGGGATAG
- the gatA gene encoding Asp-tRNA(Asn)/Glu-tRNA(Gln) amidotransferase subunit GatA, producing MTYIIDRRLFQAGTLTVQQRVSEFLQAISDGADLNAFITVMAESAMVAAAESDRRFAAGLARPLEGCVVAVKDNISVRDIRLTCASRMLENFSPVYNATVIDRLTDAGAVIIGKTNMDEFAMGSSNETSAFGPVKNPHDTSRVPGGSSGGSAVAVAASMCHVALGSDTGGSVRQPASFCGVYGYKPTYGFVSRYGLVAFASSLDQIGVFAGCTADIGLIMQFISGKDPMDATSVECSAFRDFDPEAESAGQSRIIGRVSDTLLKDCSPEVVNVYNNFLQKAEAAGNRIVLIDLPASDLWIPTYFILAAAEASSNLSRFDGVRYGLRISDSQDTDMITATRTAGFGTEVKRRIMLGTFVLSSGYADQYYAKAQKARHHIADSYAKAFSSVDVLALPTTPDIAFPLGRQASPVQMWLSDLFTVSANIAGIPSISIPAGFASNGMPIGVQLQAAHGADALLLGEYAAIL from the coding sequence ATGACGTATATCATTGACAGACGCCTGTTCCAGGCCGGTACACTTACCGTACAGCAACGCGTTTCCGAATTCCTGCAGGCCATCAGCGACGGAGCAGACCTCAACGCCTTTATCACCGTGATGGCTGAGTCCGCCATGGTGGCTGCTGCCGAGTCAGACCGGCGTTTTGCAGCAGGGTTGGCCCGGCCCCTTGAAGGATGTGTTGTGGCCGTGAAAGACAACATTTCCGTTCGTGACATCCGCCTTACCTGTGCCTCCCGCATGCTGGAGAACTTTTCACCGGTTTACAACGCCACTGTTATTGACAGGCTTACCGATGCAGGAGCTGTAATCATTGGTAAAACCAACATGGATGAGTTTGCCATGGGGTCCAGCAATGAAACCAGCGCCTTTGGTCCCGTGAAAAACCCGCATGACACAAGTCGGGTTCCCGGCGGCTCCAGTGGTGGCTCTGCGGTTGCCGTGGCCGCCTCCATGTGCCATGTTGCCCTGGGAAGCGATACCGGAGGATCAGTTCGGCAACCGGCCTCATTTTGCGGTGTGTACGGGTACAAACCCACGTATGGATTTGTGAGCCGGTATGGTCTTGTGGCATTTGCATCGTCGCTCGATCAGATAGGAGTGTTTGCCGGATGTACCGCGGATATCGGTCTGATCATGCAGTTCATAAGCGGCAAGGACCCTATGGATGCAACCTCGGTTGAGTGCAGTGCTTTCCGGGATTTTGATCCAGAGGCAGAGTCGGCCGGTCAATCACGGATCATTGGACGTGTGTCCGATACTCTGCTCAAAGACTGCAGTCCGGAGGTTGTAAATGTTTATAACAATTTCTTGCAGAAGGCCGAAGCCGCCGGTAATCGTATCGTTCTGATAGACCTGCCTGCATCCGACCTGTGGATCCCCACCTACTTTATTCTTGCAGCAGCCGAAGCCTCGAGCAACTTATCCCGCTTTGACGGCGTTCGTTATGGTTTGCGGATATCTGATTCACAGGATACCGACATGATCACCGCCACCAGGACAGCCGGATTTGGAACCGAGGTAAAACGCAGAATTATGCTGGGAACCTTTGTGCTCTCCAGCGGCTACGCCGATCAGTACTATGCCAAGGCGCAAAAAGCCCGGCATCATATTGCAGATAGTTATGCAAAGGCATTCAGCAGTGTTGACGTGTTGGCTTTACCTACCACGCCGGATATAGCGTTTCCTCTAGGCCGGCAGGCTTCGCCCGTTCAGATGTGGCTGAGTGACCTGTTCACCGTAAGTGCCAACATTGCCGGAATCCCGTCTATCAGCATCCCCGCAGGATTTGCATCTAACGGAATGCCCATCGGCGTGCAGTTACAGGCAGCTCACGGAGCCGATGCCCTGCTTCTGGGTGAGTACGCAGCCATTTTGTAA
- a CDS encoding twin-arginine translocase TatA/TatE family subunit: protein MFDVGGGELILIILVILLLFGPKSLPDLARTVGKGIRQVKKAQEDLTQQIRDISADVEKPVEQLRADLDKATSITPASHTTPRKQQTDDTNP from the coding sequence ATGTTCGATGTTGGCGGCGGCGAGCTGATTTTAATCATCCTCGTTATTCTGCTTCTCTTTGGTCCCAAAAGCCTGCCCGATCTTGCACGCACCGTTGGAAAGGGGATCAGACAGGTAAAGAAAGCTCAGGAAGATCTTACCCAGCAAATACGGGACATCAGTGCCGACGTTGAAAAGCCGGTTGAACAACTACGTGCTGATCTTGATAAAGCAACTTCGATTACACCGGCATCCCACACCACGCCTCGGAAGCAACAAACTGACGATACAAATCCCTGA
- the tatA gene encoding twin-arginine translocase TatA/TatE family subunit has translation MPFGIGAPELILIILLVVVLFGARKIPELMRGLGSGIKEFKKAASGQDETEEKAPNK, from the coding sequence ATGCCATTTGGAATTGGAGCACCCGAACTTATCCTGATTATTTTGCTGGTTGTTGTGCTCTTCGGCGCACGCAAAATTCCTGAGCTTATGCGCGGGCTTGGCTCCGGCATCAAGGAGTTTAAGAAGGCAGCCAGCGGCCAGGACGAGACCGAAGAAAAAGCACCTAACAAGTAA
- the purQ gene encoding phosphoribosylformylglycinamidine synthase subunit PurQ: MNVGVITFPGSNCDADARYAATLMLQNNGLDGVVYQLWHKDAELPDAIDLIIIPGGFSYGDYLRTGAIARFSPIMEAVAGFAASGGHVLGICNGFQILCEAGLLPGALVRNANLRFVCKDVFLETTSHKSIFIRGIPQNQSPLRIPVAHGEGRFIASDEELDTMEANGQIAFRYVTQTGEPTPDANPNGSMRNIAGITNEQGNVLGMMPHPERAADPKLGYFDGLLIFNSFASLLPSNTLLTKSQEQYAE; encoded by the coding sequence ATGAATGTAGGCGTAATTACATTCCCGGGCTCCAACTGCGATGCCGATGCCCGGTATGCTGCCACACTGATGCTGCAGAACAACGGACTGGACGGTGTGGTGTACCAACTGTGGCATAAGGATGCCGAACTGCCTGATGCTATTGACCTGATCATCATCCCCGGCGGTTTTTCATATGGCGACTATCTGCGTACCGGCGCCATTGCCCGGTTCTCCCCCATTATGGAAGCCGTTGCTGGGTTTGCCGCCAGTGGCGGACATGTTCTGGGAATCTGTAACGGATTCCAGATTTTATGCGAAGCCGGATTACTGCCAGGTGCACTGGTTCGGAATGCCAACCTCCGGTTTGTTTGTAAAGATGTGTTCCTGGAAACCACCAGCCACAAGAGCATTTTCATCAGGGGAATACCCCAAAATCAAAGCCCCCTTCGAATTCCTGTTGCCCACGGCGAAGGGCGGTTTATTGCGTCGGACGAAGAACTGGATACCATGGAAGCAAACGGACAAATTGCATTCAGGTACGTAACTCAGACCGGAGAACCAACACCAGATGCCAATCCTAATGGCAGTATGCGTAACATTGCAGGGATAACCAACGAACAAGGCAATGTGCTGGGCATGATGCCTCACCCCGAACGGGCAGCAGATCCTAAACTTGGTTATTTTGATGGACTGCTTATTTTTAACAGTTTTGCTTCACTGCTACCATCAAATACTTTATTAACGAAATCTCAAGAACAGTACGCGGAGTAA
- the purS gene encoding phosphoribosylformylglycinamidine synthase subunit PurS codes for MKFYKAYVTIRLRSSILDVQGKTIEHALQALRMPSLSNVRLGKHIELDVHAPDAETARTQVQDACNKLLANPVMEDYEITLTETTHQVPA; via the coding sequence ATGAAATTCTATAAAGCATACGTTACAATTCGTCTTAGAAGCTCGATACTCGACGTTCAGGGCAAAACCATCGAACACGCCCTCCAGGCACTGCGTATGCCTTCCCTCTCCAACGTCCGACTGGGAAAGCATATCGAGCTTGACGTGCATGCTCCCGATGCCGAAACCGCGCGTACGCAGGTTCAGGATGCATGCAACAAACTTCTGGCTAACCCGGTGATGGAGGACTACGAAATCACACTAACGGAAACAACTCACCAGGTGCCGGCATGA
- the pssA gene encoding CDP-diacylglycerol--serine O-phosphatidyltransferase codes for MRVTRSVIPNLFTLANLFCGFTAIITTFSGKLEHAALFILMAGIFDALDGVIARLVHSTSEFGVELDSLCDTVSFGVAPAVMLWVVFFHEWLNWGLLLASAPALAAVLRLARFNIQLTSREDKLYFRGMPVPAAAFTIVSYIIFSHPAEVVPEQFKPAALVLVTCAVSLAMVSTIKFDNLPRPSIQQFRKRPAFFVVFFLIVIVAFITKGVSIFPSMLAYLAWGTIRHIITRFKRADDDDNDTIEEPDPNPFTL; via the coding sequence GTGAGAGTAACCCGATCGGTTATACCCAACCTGTTTACGCTTGCCAACCTTTTCTGTGGCTTTACGGCGATCATTACCACCTTTAGCGGCAAACTGGAGCATGCTGCCCTGTTCATCCTTATGGCGGGCATTTTTGATGCGTTGGACGGAGTGATTGCACGTTTGGTTCACAGCACCAGCGAGTTCGGCGTAGAACTCGATTCACTCTGCGATACCGTCAGCTTTGGCGTTGCTCCAGCAGTCATGCTCTGGGTAGTATTCTTTCATGAGTGGCTGAACTGGGGACTGCTCCTGGCATCGGCACCGGCACTGGCAGCGGTGCTGCGGCTTGCCCGTTTCAACATTCAGCTTACCAGCAGGGAAGATAAACTGTACTTTCGGGGAATGCCCGTTCCGGCAGCGGCTTTTACCATTGTGTCGTACATCATTTTCTCTCACCCGGCAGAGGTTGTGCCCGAGCAATTCAAGCCGGCAGCATTGGTACTGGTTACCTGTGCTGTGTCACTGGCAATGGTAAGTACAATTAAGTTTGACAATCTGCCGCGTCCAAGTATTCAGCAATTTCGAAAGAGACCTGCGTTTTTTGTGGTATTTTTCCTGATTGTTATCGTTGCGTTCATCACAAAGGGTGTTTCCATCTTCCCAAGTATGCTGGCATACCTGGCATGGGGAACAATCCGGCATATCATAACCAGATTTAAACGTGCTGACGATGACGACAACGATACTATCGAAGAACCCGATCCCAATCCATTTACCCTGTAG
- a CDS encoding phosphatidylserine decarboxylase family protein — MITNYGRDNAFLLLGIGVCLILLAFTPIPLVLSVVGIFLGLLLIFFTLWFFRDPERELLPEARHNPAVIVAPADGQVTEITNIGTHSDIGTDSVQISIFLSPLNLHVNRYPATGRIRAVRYFPGKYLVAYHPKASTENERSEFVLEMPTATIVFRQITGFLARRVVYDTTENISVHAGDRFGMMKFGSRMDVIVPATAQIPVKVGDTVRSAHTIIARVDTAEST, encoded by the coding sequence ATGATAACAAACTACGGTCGGGACAACGCTTTTTTACTGTTAGGCATCGGTGTATGCCTTATTCTCCTTGCCTTTACGCCGATTCCGCTCGTGCTGTCGGTTGTAGGAATTTTCCTGGGACTGTTACTTATTTTTTTCACGCTCTGGTTTTTTCGCGATCCGGAACGCGAACTCTTGCCCGAGGCCAGGCACAACCCGGCGGTCATTGTTGCTCCTGCCGACGGGCAGGTTACCGAGATAACGAACATCGGCACGCATTCCGATATCGGTACGGACTCGGTGCAGATCAGCATCTTTTTGTCGCCCCTTAACCTGCATGTAAACCGGTATCCGGCCACAGGAAGGATACGTGCGGTACGATACTTTCCGGGGAAGTACCTGGTAGCATACCACCCCAAGGCAAGCACCGAGAACGAGCGCTCTGAATTTGTTCTGGAAATGCCAACGGCAACCATTGTTTTCCGACAGATCACCGGTTTCCTTGCCCGCCGTGTGGTGTACGATACCACTGAAAATATTTCGGTGCATGCAGGTGACCGATTTGGAATGATGAAGTTTGGTTCCAGGATGGACGTCATTGTACCGGCCACGGCACAAATTCCTGTTAAGGTTGGCGATACAGTTCGGAGCGCCCATACCATTATCGCCCGAGTGGATACAGCGGAGTCAACGTGA